In Pseudomonas sp. MYb327, one DNA window encodes the following:
- a CDS encoding DUF4350 domain-containing protein, which translates to MNRRSWPLMLGVLIAVFLGALSTYLYLKAKPYPEEIDHGPSPQAQANSYLAAEHFLRKQGLSVTHANRLDVLPTLEPRRHSLLLLGERRNMTPHQIDQLMTWVRAGGRLLFVAQSLWDEKTGQSNDLLLDRVQVQQFLSKDVNAPPPDISDDPYPKLTKLRLQDEDAPAYANFDTAFHIEDPKHLAQTRAGSGKATHLLQLNHGLGSIIVVTDADLWKNPAIDQYDNAWLLWHLTVGTAVTLLFNTDHDSVWTLLLRYFPQALVALIALIGLGCWHVGVRHGPLLEPAPRARRHLLEHLSASADFMLRRNGQDSLLHALQQDILRRVRRRHPGFEQLDTDEQWRVLARLTGQPTHVISQAMSPRPKQRFSSVEFSRLVAHLQSLRNAL; encoded by the coding sequence TTGAACCGGCGCAGTTGGCCATTGATGCTCGGTGTGTTGATCGCCGTGTTTCTGGGCGCGCTGAGCACTTATCTGTACCTCAAGGCCAAGCCCTATCCGGAAGAAATCGATCACGGCCCCTCACCGCAAGCCCAGGCCAATTCATATCTGGCCGCTGAACATTTCCTGCGCAAACAGGGCTTGAGCGTCACCCATGCCAATCGCCTCGACGTCCTGCCAACGCTCGAACCGCGTCGCCACAGCCTGTTATTGCTCGGCGAACGCCGCAACATGACCCCGCACCAGATTGATCAGCTGATGACTTGGGTCCGGGCTGGCGGGCGTTTGTTGTTCGTGGCCCAGTCGCTGTGGGATGAGAAGACCGGGCAAAGCAATGACTTGCTGCTCGACCGGGTCCAGGTCCAGCAATTCTTGAGCAAAGACGTCAACGCCCCGCCGCCCGACATTAGTGACGACCCGTACCCGAAACTCACCAAGCTCCGTCTGCAAGACGAAGACGCACCGGCCTACGCCAACTTCGATACCGCATTCCATATCGAAGATCCGAAACACCTTGCCCAAACCCGGGCTGGCAGTGGCAAAGCCACGCATCTGTTGCAGCTCAATCACGGCCTCGGTTCGATCATTGTCGTCACCGACGCAGACCTGTGGAAAAACCCGGCCATCGATCAGTACGACAACGCCTGGCTGCTCTGGCACCTGACCGTCGGTACAGCGGTGACCCTGCTGTTCAACACCGATCACGACAGTGTGTGGACCTTGTTGCTGCGCTATTTTCCGCAGGCACTGGTGGCCTTGATCGCCCTGATCGGTCTTGGCTGCTGGCATGTCGGCGTGCGTCATGGCCCGCTGTTGGAACCGGCACCCAGGGCACGCCGCCATCTACTGGAACACTTGAGTGCCAGCGCCGACTTCATGCTGCGCCGCAACGGTCAGGACAGCCTGTTGCACGCCTTGCAGCAGGATATCCTGCGTCGCGTCCGGCGCCGTCATCCCGGTTTTGAACAACTGGATACCGATGAACAATGGCGGGTCCTCGCACGCCTGACCGGCCAACCCACCCACGTCATCAGCCAGGCCATGAGCCCGCGACCGAAGCAACGATTTTCCAGCGTTGAATTCAGTCGCCTGGTCGCTCACCTGCAATCCTTGAGGAACGCCTTATGA